From one Heterodontus francisci isolate sHetFra1 chromosome 17, sHetFra1.hap1, whole genome shotgun sequence genomic stretch:
- the LOC137379285 gene encoding C-C motif chemokine 7-like produces the protein MKLVLAILILVLTISICSQQVSAAPTIPVGTLCCERYIRGPLPLTRLVGYIIVHSTFYCSRAAVIFKTVKDRLVCADPKHQWVQERVRDLQGKEQYAVP, from the exons ATGAAGCTGGTCCTGGCAATCCTGATTCTCGTTCTCACCATCAGCATCTGCTCTCAGCAAGTCTCTGCAG CTCCCACTATTCCTGTGGGCACTCTATGCTGTGAGCGCTACATCAGAGGACCATTGCCACTAACTCGCCTCGTGGGCTACATAATAGTTCACAGCACTTTTTATTGTTCCCGAGCTGCTGTGAT ATTTAAGACTGTAAAGGATCGTCTGGTATGTGCCGACCCGAAGCATCAATGGGTCCAGGAGCGAGTGAGGGATCTGCAAGGGAAGGAGCAGTATGCAGTACCCTAA